The Bacillus vallismortis genome window below encodes:
- the spoVV gene encoding dipicolinic acid transporter SpoVV gives MNLSKIHTLLIASFFLFLTATVISHPQASFEASKTGLSMWWEVVFPSLLPFFILSELLIGFGIVRFVGVLLEPFMRPIFRVPGVGGFVLAMGMASGNPAGAKLTARLRQEKQISRVEAERLASFTNSSNPLFIFGAVAVGFFQNASLGILLATAHYLGNLAVGLTMRSYGRKEEQHLRNKKTIPFPSIKDALHALHTARLAEKRPLGKILGDAVTSSVQTLLMVGGFIILFSVFNRLLSVVQLTDILSVFTKGALTLFQLPAQLDIPLLSGMFEITLGSKLVSETDVTLLQQAIIVSFILGFSGFSVQAQVAGILSETDIRFKPFFIARLLQGVYAAVFVMLLWKPLYTAWNDPYQYVFKSLHSGEMPTALINSWNQLVQVGPAVTLCALFTYIIICSYRLTNGTKKG, from the coding sequence ATGAACTTGTCGAAGATTCATACACTTTTAATTGCTTCGTTTTTTCTATTTTTAACAGCGACTGTCATCTCACATCCGCAGGCCTCATTCGAAGCCTCTAAAACCGGGCTTTCTATGTGGTGGGAGGTTGTGTTTCCGTCATTGCTGCCATTTTTTATTCTGTCTGAACTCTTAATCGGTTTTGGCATTGTGCGGTTTGTCGGTGTTTTGCTTGAGCCTTTTATGCGGCCGATCTTTCGCGTGCCGGGTGTCGGCGGCTTCGTTCTTGCTATGGGAATGGCATCAGGAAACCCAGCGGGAGCAAAACTCACTGCCCGTCTGCGGCAGGAAAAACAGATTTCAAGAGTAGAAGCAGAACGGCTTGCGTCGTTTACCAATTCTTCAAATCCGCTCTTTATTTTTGGCGCTGTTGCCGTCGGTTTCTTTCAAAACGCGTCATTGGGCATATTATTGGCTACCGCACACTATTTAGGGAATCTGGCTGTCGGTTTAACGATGCGTTCCTATGGACGCAAAGAAGAGCAGCATCTCAGAAATAAGAAAACGATTCCTTTTCCTTCGATCAAAGATGCTTTACACGCTCTGCATACCGCCAGACTTGCGGAAAAACGGCCTCTGGGCAAAATTTTAGGCGACGCCGTGACATCTTCTGTTCAAACGCTTCTCATGGTGGGCGGGTTTATTATTTTGTTTTCTGTCTTTAACAGGCTGTTATCCGTGGTGCAGCTGACTGATATTCTGTCTGTATTCACAAAAGGTGCGCTGACCTTGTTTCAGCTTCCAGCTCAATTGGACATCCCTCTATTATCAGGAATGTTTGAAATCACGCTGGGAAGCAAGCTTGTCAGCGAAACAGACGTTACTCTTCTGCAACAAGCCATTATCGTCAGCTTTATTCTCGGGTTTAGCGGTTTTTCTGTTCAAGCTCAAGTGGCAGGTATTTTATCGGAAACCGATATCAGATTTAAACCATTCTTTATCGCGCGTTTGCTGCAGGGCGTTTATGCCGCCGTCTTCGTCATGCTTTTATGGAAACCTCTATACACGGCATGGAATGATCCATATCAGTATGTTTTCAAATCTCTTCATAGCGGCGAAATGCCAACAGCACTTATAAACAGCTGGAATCAGCTCGTGCAGGTTGGACCTGCTGTCACATTATGCGCACTGTTTACGTACATTATCATTTGTTCTTACAGACTGACAAACGGCACAAAAAAAGGATGA
- the coaD gene encoding pantetheine-phosphate adenylyltransferase yields the protein MASIAVCPGSFDPVTYGHLDIIRRGAHIFEQVYVCVLNNSSKKPLFSVEERCELLREVTKDIPNITVETSQGLLIDYAKRKNAKAILRGLRAVSDFEYEMQGTSVNRVLDESIETFFMMTNNQYSFLSSSIVKEVARYNGTVSEFVPPEVELALQQKFRQG from the coding sequence GTGGCGAGTATAGCTGTCTGTCCCGGCAGTTTTGATCCGGTGACCTACGGGCATCTGGACATCATCAGACGCGGGGCGCATATTTTTGAACAAGTGTATGTGTGTGTGTTGAATAATTCTTCAAAAAAACCTTTGTTCAGTGTAGAAGAACGGTGTGAGCTTTTGAGAGAAGTGACAAAAGATATCCCGAACATTACAGTTGAAACTTCGCAAGGGCTATTAATTGATTATGCAAAAAGAAAAAATGCGAAAGCGATTTTAAGAGGCTTAAGAGCGGTGTCTGATTTTGAATACGAGATGCAGGGGACATCTGTAAACCGTGTACTTGATGAATCCATTGAAACGTTTTTTATGATGACAAACAATCAATATTCGTTTTTAAGTTCAAGCATTGTCAAAGAAGTGGCAAGATACAATGGCACTGTATCAGAGTTTGTGCCGCCGGAAGTAGAGCTGGCGCTTCAGCAAAAATTCAGACAAGGATGA
- a CDS encoding N-acetyltransferase, translating into MVKVERLLVNYKTLEEFKKFKEYGIQELSMLEDLQDNIIENDSTSPFYGIYFGDKLVARMSLYQVNGKSNPYFDNHQDYLELWKLEVLPGYQNRGYGKALVEFAKSFKMPIRTNPRMKSAEFWNKMNFETVKYDMARDKGENPLIWHPDMDQEMTPGESA; encoded by the coding sequence ATGGTAAAGGTAGAACGTCTGCTCGTCAACTATAAAACGCTTGAAGAATTCAAGAAGTTCAAAGAATACGGCATTCAGGAGCTTTCAATGCTTGAAGATCTTCAGGATAATATTATTGAAAATGACAGCACTTCGCCTTTTTACGGGATTTATTTTGGGGATAAACTTGTAGCGCGAATGAGTCTATATCAAGTTAATGGCAAATCGAATCCTTATTTCGACAATCATCAGGATTATTTGGAGCTTTGGAAGCTTGAGGTTCTTCCGGGCTACCAAAACAGAGGATACGGGAAAGCGTTGGTTGAATTTGCCAAATCATTCAAAATGCCGATTCGGACAAATCCGCGAATGAAATCAGCGGAATTTTGGAATAAAATGAACTTTGAAACTGTTAAATATGATATGGCGCGGGACAAAGGGGAAAACCCGCTCATCTGGCACCCTGATATGGATCAAGAAATGACACCGGGAGAATCTGCATAG
- the mraZ gene encoding division/cell wall cluster transcriptional repressor MraZ produces the protein MFMGEYQHTIDAKGRMIVPAKFREGLGEQFVLTRGLDQCLFGYPMHEWKQIEEKLKALPLTKKDARAFTRFFFSGATECELDKQGRVNIASSLLNYAKLEKECVVIGVSNRIELWSKVIWEQYTEEQEDSFAEIAENMIGFDI, from the coding sequence ATGTTTATGGGTGAATATCAGCATACCATCGATGCGAAGGGCCGCATGATCGTACCCGCTAAATTCAGAGAAGGCCTTGGCGAGCAGTTTGTGCTGACCAGAGGGCTTGACCAATGTCTCTTCGGCTACCCTATGCACGAATGGAAACAAATTGAAGAAAAACTAAAAGCACTTCCTCTCACTAAAAAAGATGCCCGCGCGTTTACCCGTTTCTTCTTTTCAGGGGCGACCGAATGCGAACTGGATAAGCAAGGCAGGGTAAATATCGCATCATCTCTATTGAATTACGCCAAACTGGAAAAAGAATGTGTTGTTATCGGGGTTTCTAATCGAATTGAATTGTGGAGTAAAGTAATTTGGGAACAATACACAGAAGAGCAAGAAGATTCATTTGCTGAAATTGCTGAAAACATGATTGGGTTTGATATATAA
- the gerR gene encoding sporulation specific transcriptional regulator GerR codes for MTITRQDAWTQDEDLLLAEVVLRHIREGGTQLSAFEEVGRALTRTAAACGFRWNSYVRKQYQSGIELAKKQRKELRKQIGVHSVNLPNSVKQTAAAASTEGKRDLSIQDVIQFLEQFKETPSAHEFQLEREKLKRQIQSLQKELEDLRSENQTLRNQLEMTEEDYKALIDIMDRARKMVVSKEDGRMKKKAQET; via the coding sequence TTGACCATTACAAGACAAGATGCTTGGACTCAGGATGAGGATTTGCTGCTGGCAGAAGTGGTGCTTCGCCATATTCGAGAGGGAGGAACACAGCTATCAGCCTTTGAGGAGGTTGGAAGAGCGCTGACCAGAACCGCAGCAGCCTGTGGGTTCAGGTGGAACTCGTATGTGAGAAAACAATACCAATCAGGCATAGAGCTTGCGAAAAAGCAGAGGAAAGAACTGAGAAAACAAATCGGCGTTCATTCGGTCAATTTGCCGAATTCCGTAAAGCAAACCGCCGCGGCAGCGTCAACAGAAGGAAAACGAGATTTGTCCATTCAGGATGTCATTCAATTTCTCGAACAATTCAAAGAAACGCCGTCTGCACATGAATTTCAGCTCGAAAGGGAAAAATTGAAGAGGCAAATCCAATCGCTGCAAAAGGAGCTTGAGGATTTACGGAGTGAAAATCAAACATTGAGGAACCAGCTAGAGATGACAGAAGAGGATTACAAGGCACTGATCGATATTATGGACCGGGCCAGAAAAATGGTTGTTTCTAAGGAAGACGGAAGAATGAAAAAAAAGGCTCAAGAAACGTAA
- the bshC gene encoding bacillithiol biosynthesis cysteine-adding enzyme BshC, whose product MQLTELSIKNQNVFVQHYIDGKEEMSSFFDYSIHHKDMWRDRLKDLSSRFFAREELAAYLSSYHNKFGSSAMQSAIEKLKDPSSAAVVGGQQAGLLTGPLYTIHKIISIIVLAKEQEKQLQVPVIPIFWVAGEDHDLDEINFVHTSEENGPVKTKLPQSYWKKSSAASTTLDQEKCAAWIDGVFAAFEETDHTNTLLDNVKRCLRKSVTFTDFFELLIADLFQEEGLVLLNSGDPGIKKLETAMFQKILRENDELARAVSEQQDFMREAGYKPIIESGKEQANLFYEYEEERFLIEKDNGRFVINELDMAWTMDELYTHIEEHPERFSNNVVTRPLMQEYLIPTLAFIAGPGEINYWGELKQAFTVMGFKMPPVMPRLNITILERHIEKKLLERNISLQDAIERGTENQREIYFEHQIPEEFTAVMDQAKSQIEAVHKTVRHEALKVDQSMEPLLLKNAAFIQDQLQFLERTVTKRIEEKEGCVLKDYERIQTSIKPLLAPQERIWNIMYYLNRYGPKFFTSFKNLPFSFQNQHQVVKL is encoded by the coding sequence ATGCAGCTAACTGAACTTTCCATCAAAAATCAGAATGTGTTTGTACAGCACTATATAGATGGCAAAGAAGAAATGTCTTCTTTTTTTGATTACAGCATTCATCATAAGGACATGTGGCGCGACAGACTGAAGGACTTATCCTCCCGGTTTTTCGCAAGAGAGGAGTTGGCGGCATACTTATCCTCTTACCATAATAAATTCGGTTCAAGTGCCATGCAGTCTGCTATTGAGAAGCTGAAGGATCCGTCAAGCGCGGCTGTTGTCGGCGGACAGCAGGCAGGACTTTTAACAGGACCGCTTTATACTATACATAAAATCATTTCAATCATTGTGTTAGCAAAGGAACAAGAAAAGCAGCTGCAAGTGCCTGTCATCCCGATTTTCTGGGTGGCCGGAGAAGACCACGATTTGGATGAGATTAATTTTGTCCATACATCTGAAGAGAATGGTCCCGTGAAAACAAAGCTGCCCCAGTCTTATTGGAAGAAATCTTCGGCAGCGAGCACAACTCTTGATCAGGAAAAATGCGCCGCATGGATAGATGGTGTATTTGCCGCTTTTGAGGAAACAGACCATACGAATACACTTCTCGACAATGTGAAACGATGTTTAAGGAAATCTGTTACATTCACTGATTTCTTTGAACTGCTGATCGCGGATCTGTTCCAAGAGGAGGGGTTAGTTTTATTAAATTCTGGAGATCCGGGGATTAAAAAGCTTGAAACGGCCATGTTCCAAAAGATTCTCCGGGAAAATGATGAACTCGCCCGCGCGGTGTCAGAACAGCAGGACTTCATGCGTGAAGCAGGCTACAAGCCGATTATCGAGTCCGGAAAAGAGCAGGCGAATCTGTTTTATGAATATGAAGAAGAGCGTTTTTTAATTGAAAAAGACAACGGCCGTTTTGTCATCAATGAGCTTGATATGGCATGGACGATGGATGAACTTTATACACATATAGAAGAACATCCTGAGCGCTTCAGCAATAATGTTGTAACGAGACCGTTAATGCAGGAATACCTCATTCCGACTTTAGCCTTTATTGCAGGGCCTGGAGAAATTAACTACTGGGGTGAGCTTAAACAGGCCTTTACGGTGATGGGCTTTAAAATGCCTCCGGTTATGCCGAGGCTGAATATTACGATACTTGAACGGCATATTGAGAAAAAACTGCTTGAACGGAATATCTCATTACAAGATGCGATTGAACGCGGTACGGAGAATCAAAGAGAGATATACTTTGAGCATCAGATTCCGGAAGAGTTTACCGCGGTGATGGATCAGGCGAAAAGTCAAATTGAAGCGGTTCACAAAACGGTAAGGCACGAGGCGTTAAAGGTTGATCAAAGCATGGAACCTTTACTCCTGAAGAACGCCGCTTTTATTCAGGATCAGCTTCAATTTTTAGAGCGGACAGTGACGAAACGAATTGAAGAAAAAGAAGGCTGCGTCTTGAAGGATTATGAGAGAATCCAAACTAGCATTAAGCCGCTGCTTGCGCCGCAAGAGCGAATTTGGAATATCATGTATTATTTGAACAGGTACGGTCCAAAATTCTTCACATCATTCAAGAATCTGCCATTTTCTTTTCAAAATCAACATCAAGTTGTCAAACTTTGA
- the rpmF gene encoding 50S ribosomal protein L32: protein MAVPFRRTSKMKKRLRRTHFKLNVPGMTECPSCGEMKLSHRVCKACGSYNGKDINVKSN, encoded by the coding sequence ATGGCTGTACCTTTTAGAAGAACTTCTAAAATGAAGAAAAGATTGCGCCGTACACATTTCAAACTTAATGTACCTGGTATGACAGAATGTCCGTCATGCGGAGAGATGAAATTGTCTCACCGTGTATGCAAAGCATGCGGATCATACAACGGCAAAGACATAAATGTAAAAAGTAACTAA
- a CDS encoding patatin family protein, translated as MVKPKIGLALGSGGARGLAHLGVLSSLHKHQIEVDMIAGSSMGALVGSFYAAGHDVATMEKVAKVFKRRLYADYTVPRLGFLKGDRVRQLVHAYTFGKPIEELQIPLGIVACDLQTGEKIVFRKGSVSDAVRASISIPGIFIPQKLDGRLLVDGAVVDRIPVSVVKDMGADIIIASDVSRVRKTETAAHIFDVIMQSMDILQNELVRHQTIAADIMIRPSLETYSSSSFANIEAMISAGEEATDRMISKIKKEIENWEGS; from the coding sequence TTGGTTAAACCTAAAATCGGGTTAGCGTTAGGATCGGGAGGGGCCAGGGGGCTCGCTCATCTCGGTGTGCTCTCCAGTTTACATAAGCATCAAATTGAAGTGGATATGATTGCGGGGAGCAGCATGGGCGCTTTGGTAGGCAGTTTCTATGCCGCCGGCCACGATGTGGCAACGATGGAGAAAGTCGCTAAAGTCTTTAAACGGCGGCTTTATGCTGATTATACGGTTCCGAGGCTCGGTTTTTTAAAAGGTGATCGCGTCAGGCAGCTTGTGCATGCTTATACATTCGGAAAACCGATCGAAGAGCTTCAAATCCCGCTGGGCATTGTAGCGTGTGATTTACAGACAGGAGAAAAGATTGTGTTCCGCAAGGGCTCGGTGTCAGATGCGGTGCGGGCGAGCATCAGCATACCAGGTATCTTTATTCCGCAGAAGCTGGACGGACGGCTTCTTGTAGACGGCGCGGTCGTCGACCGAATCCCGGTTTCTGTTGTCAAAGACATGGGGGCTGATATTATCATCGCTTCGGATGTCTCCAGGGTTCGAAAAACCGAAACGGCGGCGCATATTTTTGATGTGATTATGCAAAGTATGGATATACTGCAAAATGAATTGGTGCGACATCAAACGATTGCCGCGGATATCATGATTCGCCCTTCTCTTGAAACATACAGCTCCAGCTCGTTTGCTAATATTGAAGCAATGATATCGGCAGGCGAGGAAGCGACAGACCGAATGATCAGCAAGATAAAAAAAGAAATAGAGAATTGGGAGGGCTCATAA
- a CDS encoding nucleotidyltransferase, with protein sequence MKAVGLVVEYNPFHNGHLYHAQTAKRQTGCDTAVAVMSGHFLQRGEPAVVSKWARTKMALQSGVDLVIELPYLYAVQKAEIFARGSVSILNKLGCEALFFGSENGDIKPFIETAKLIDEHKHTFDQCIKEELKKGASYPAAAAIAFRSILHTENALDLSKPNNILGYHYVTSILSGGYPTKPYTTARISSDYHDADLPEGENHIASATSIRKAMFEQNLEACLRFLPGTSASELAHYRKSFGLWHTPESYFSYLKYSLSTVTAQELQHVYEVEEGLEHRILRSIRKASSYQEFMELLKTKRYTWTRLQRMNTHILTRTNKQEMHKLLADEEVPYIRLLGMTKKGQSYLSEKKKAMSVPLVSKLSSFSHPALDLDIKASRIYSLPIEEPLRTEFALQEYGRTPIRYDEDEQRFLNI encoded by the coding sequence ATGAAAGCTGTCGGATTGGTGGTTGAATATAATCCCTTTCATAACGGTCACCTTTATCATGCCCAAACAGCAAAGCGGCAAACCGGATGTGACACGGCTGTTGCTGTAATGAGCGGACATTTTTTACAGCGCGGAGAACCGGCTGTAGTGTCAAAATGGGCCCGAACAAAAATGGCGCTGCAAAGCGGAGTCGATCTTGTCATTGAACTGCCTTATCTTTATGCGGTGCAAAAAGCGGAGATTTTCGCACGCGGCAGTGTTTCCATCCTGAACAAACTTGGATGCGAGGCGCTTTTTTTCGGGAGTGAAAATGGTGATATTAAGCCGTTTATAGAAACAGCAAAGCTTATTGATGAGCATAAGCATACATTTGATCAGTGTATCAAAGAAGAACTTAAAAAGGGGGCCAGCTACCCAGCCGCGGCAGCTATCGCCTTCAGATCCATTTTACATACAGAAAATGCGCTTGATTTATCAAAGCCAAACAACATTCTGGGATATCATTATGTGACTTCCATTCTTTCCGGGGGATATCCAACGAAACCTTATACCACAGCGCGCATTTCCTCGGACTATCATGATGCCGACCTTCCTGAAGGCGAAAACCATATCGCAAGCGCCACAAGTATCAGAAAAGCGATGTTTGAACAGAATCTTGAAGCCTGCCTTCGTTTTCTTCCTGGTACATCCGCAAGTGAATTAGCACATTACCGAAAATCTTTCGGATTGTGGCATACACCTGAAAGCTATTTTTCTTACTTAAAATACAGCCTGTCGACTGTCACAGCACAGGAATTACAGCACGTATACGAGGTGGAGGAAGGCTTAGAACACAGAATTCTTCGTTCGATCAGAAAAGCCAGCTCCTACCAGGAATTTATGGAGCTTCTGAAAACAAAACGTTATACGTGGACAAGGCTCCAGCGGATGAACACGCACATTTTAACCAGAACGAACAAACAGGAGATGCATAAGCTGCTTGCCGACGAAGAGGTGCCTTATATTAGGCTTCTCGGCATGACGAAAAAAGGACAGTCTTATTTATCAGAAAAGAAAAAAGCGATGTCCGTTCCGCTTGTCAGCAAACTGTCCTCTTTCTCCCATCCCGCACTCGATCTGGACATAAAAGCAAGCAGAATCTACAGTCTGCCGATAGAAGAACCGCTGAGAACTGAATTTGCCCTGCAGGAATATGGACGTACTCCCATTCGATATGACGAGGATGAACAACGCTTTTTAAATATATAA
- the rsmD gene encoding 16S rRNA (guanine(966)-N(2))-methyltransferase RsmD, with product MRVISGSKKGRSLKAVPGTSTRPTTDKVKESIFNMIGPYFDGGRGLDLFAGSGGLGIEALSRGFEHCIFVDRDFKAIQTVKSNLKTLELTKHAQVYRNDAERALHAAAKRETAFRGIFLDPPYKEQKLRALLTMIDEYQMLEEDGFIVTEHDREVELPEAVGDLVMARKETYGLTGVAIYKKRG from the coding sequence ATGAGAGTAATTTCTGGATCAAAAAAAGGCCGTTCACTAAAGGCCGTGCCGGGAACATCAACAAGACCGACAACCGACAAAGTGAAGGAATCCATTTTCAATATGATCGGCCCTTATTTTGACGGGGGCAGGGGACTGGACTTATTCGCGGGGAGCGGAGGACTTGGAATCGAAGCGCTTTCACGCGGGTTTGAGCATTGTATATTCGTTGACCGTGATTTTAAAGCGATTCAAACGGTAAAATCAAATTTAAAAACGCTGGAGCTTACAAAACATGCACAGGTATACCGCAATGATGCGGAACGGGCTTTGCACGCTGCTGCAAAAAGAGAAACTGCCTTTCGCGGCATTTTTCTTGATCCGCCGTATAAGGAACAAAAGCTGAGAGCGCTTTTAACGATGATTGACGAATATCAAATGCTGGAAGAAGACGGATTTATCGTTACTGAGCATGACAGAGAAGTCGAGCTTCCCGAAGCTGTAGGAGATCTTGTGATGGCAAGAAAAGAAACCTATGGACTTACAGGTGTAGCGATTTATAAAAAGAGGGGGTAG
- a CDS encoding YlbG family protein, translated as MENRRQGMVVYLHSLKQSKMLRKFGNVHYVSKRLKYVVLYCDMNQIEKTMDKIASYSFVKKVEPSYKPFLKLEFESKLDKAKEYDYKIGI; from the coding sequence TTGGAGAATAGGCGCCAGGGTATGGTTGTGTATCTGCATTCCCTAAAACAAAGCAAAATGCTGAGGAAGTTCGGAAATGTGCACTATGTATCAAAACGCTTAAAATATGTCGTGCTGTATTGCGATATGAATCAAATTGAAAAAACAATGGACAAGATCGCTTCTTACTCGTTTGTGAAAAAAGTGGAGCCTTCTTATAAACCGTTTTTAAAATTGGAATTCGAGTCAAAGCTTGATAAAGCAAAAGAATACGATTATAAAATCGGCATATAG
- a CDS encoding 2-dehydropantoate 2-reductase: MKIGIIGGGSVGLLCAYYLSLHHEVTVVTRRKEQAAAIKSEGVRLDKGGEEFSADCSADTSINSDFDLLVVTVKQHQLQSVFPSLERIRKTNILFLQNGMGHIHELKDWRVGHSIYVGIVEHGAVRKSDTAVDHTGLGAIKWSAFDDAEPDRLNILFQHNHSDFPIHYEADWYRLLTGKLIVNACINPLTALLQVKNGELLTAPAYLAFMKLVFQEASRILRLENEEEAWERVRAVCGQTKENRSSMLVDVIEGRQTEADAIIGYLLKEASIRGLDAVHLEFLYGSIKALERNTNKVF; the protein is encoded by the coding sequence ATGAAAATTGGGATTATCGGCGGAGGCTCTGTCGGTCTTTTATGCGCCTATTATTTGTCACTTCATCACGAGGTGACTGTTGTGACGAGGCGGAAAGAGCAGGCTGCGGCCATAAAGTCTGAAGGCGTCCGGCTTGATAAAGGCGGAGAAGAATTCAGCGCTGATTGCAGTGCGGACACGAGTATCAATTCGGATTTTGATCTGCTTGTCGTGACAGTAAAGCAGCATCAGCTCCAGTCTGTTTTTCCGTCGCTTGAACGGATCAGGAAAACGAATATATTATTTTTGCAAAACGGTATGGGGCATATCCACGAATTGAAAGACTGGCGCGTTGGCCATTCCATTTATGTTGGAATTGTTGAGCACGGAGCTGTTAGGAAATCAGATACAGCTGTTGATCATACGGGTTTGGGTGCGATAAAATGGAGCGCGTTCGATGACGCTGAACCAGATCGGCTCAACATTTTGTTTCAGCATAACCATTCGGATTTTCCGATTCATTATGAGGCGGATTGGTACCGCTTGCTGACGGGCAAGCTGATTGTTAACGCTTGTATCAATCCGTTAACCGCGTTATTGCAGGTGAAAAATGGAGAACTGCTGACAGCGCCGGCTTATCTCGCTTTTATGAAGCTGGTTTTTCAGGAGGCGTCCCGCATTTTAAGGCTTGAAAACGAAGAAGAGGCTTGGGAGAGGGTTCGGGCCGTTTGCGGACAAACGAAAGAAAACCGCTCTTCTATGCTGGTTGACGTTATCGAAGGCCGGCAGACGGAAGCTGACGCCATTATCGGATATTTATTGAAGGAAGCAAGCATTCGCGGCCTTGATGCTGTCCACCTCGAGTTTTTATACGGGAGCATTAAAGCTTTGGAGCGAAATACAAACAAAGTCTTTTGA
- a CDS encoding DUF177 domain-containing protein: MKWTIYQLHQMPNQSFEFDETVELNELTKLNSDIRRISPVRVKGRADIKSKQVSFDFAISGEMILPCSRTLVDVAYPFEISTKELFIFHQTDDIEDDDVHIAEDDTIDLTPIVKEEILLEIPMQIFCESEQEKGAAPQEGKDWQVISEEDKKNQVDPRLAALEKLLKQDDES; encoded by the coding sequence ATGAAATGGACGATTTATCAGCTGCATCAAATGCCAAACCAAAGTTTTGAGTTTGATGAAACAGTTGAGTTAAATGAGCTGACAAAGCTGAATTCTGACATCCGCCGCATTTCTCCCGTTCGGGTGAAGGGCAGAGCGGATATTAAATCGAAACAGGTTTCGTTTGATTTTGCGATTTCAGGCGAAATGATTTTGCCATGCTCAAGAACACTCGTTGATGTTGCGTATCCATTTGAAATTTCAACAAAAGAACTGTTTATATTTCATCAGACGGATGATATAGAAGATGATGACGTTCACATTGCTGAGGACGATACTATCGACTTAACTCCGATCGTGAAAGAAGAAATTCTTTTAGAAATCCCTATGCAAATCTTTTGTGAATCTGAACAAGAAAAAGGAGCTGCTCCTCAAGAAGGAAAGGACTGGCAAGTCATTTCAGAGGAAGACAAGAAGAATCAAGTCGATCCGAGACTTGCAGCCCTCGAAAAGCTCTTAAAACAAGATGATGAATCTTAA
- the ddcP gene encoding protease DdcP translates to MLRKKHFSWMLVILILIAVLSFIKLPYYITKPGEATELASLIKVEGGYPETGSLSLMTVKVGPANPFTYVWAKVHSYYEIVPDESIKEEGESDEEYMKRQLQMMKSSQENAVIAAYQKAGKKVSYSFNGIYASSVVENMPAKGKIEVGDKIIKADGKNYQSAEKLIDYISSKKAGDKVRLKIEREEKEKMITLTLKQFPDEPERAGIGVSLYTDRNVKVEPDIDFEIENIGGPSAGLMMSLEIYNQLTKPDETKGYEIAGTGTIDVDGKVGPIGGIDQKVVAADKAGKDIFFAPNQNGASNSDYKNAVKTAKDIDSDMKIVPIDTMQDAIDYLNKLKAKST, encoded by the coding sequence TTGCTTCGTAAAAAACATTTTAGCTGGATGCTTGTCATCCTCATTCTGATTGCCGTTTTATCATTTATAAAACTTCCATACTATATTACAAAACCGGGAGAAGCGACAGAGCTTGCTTCACTGATAAAAGTGGAGGGAGGCTACCCGGAAACAGGAAGTCTGTCCTTAATGACTGTCAAAGTGGGACCGGCTAATCCGTTTACATATGTGTGGGCGAAGGTTCACTCTTATTATGAAATAGTTCCTGATGAAAGCATCAAGGAAGAAGGCGAATCAGATGAGGAGTATATGAAAAGGCAGCTCCAAATGATGAAAAGCTCGCAAGAAAACGCCGTCATAGCGGCCTATCAAAAGGCAGGAAAAAAAGTCAGTTATTCCTTTAACGGCATATACGCTAGCTCAGTTGTAGAAAACATGCCCGCAAAAGGGAAAATAGAAGTCGGTGATAAAATTATTAAGGCAGACGGCAAAAACTATCAGTCTGCTGAAAAGCTGATTGATTATATCAGCAGCAAAAAAGCGGGAGATAAAGTCCGGTTAAAAATTGAAAGAGAAGAAAAAGAAAAGATGATCACCCTTACATTAAAACAATTTCCCGATGAGCCGGAACGGGCAGGCATCGGAGTTTCGCTCTATACGGACAGGAACGTGAAAGTGGAGCCCGATATTGATTTTGAAATCGAAAATATCGGCGGCCCGTCAGCAGGGTTAATGATGTCTCTGGAAATCTATAATCAGCTGACAAAACCAGACGAAACAAAAGGCTACGAGATTGCGGGAACCGGTACCATTGATGTTGACGGAAAAGTAGGTCCGATCGGCGGCATCGATCAGAAAGTCGTCGCCGCGGACAAAGCTGGAAAAGACATTTTCTTCGCCCCAAATCAAAACGGCGCCAGCAATTCCGATTATAAAAACGCAGTGAAAACAGCAAAAGATATTGATTCAGATATGAAGATTGTGCCTATTGATACGATGCAAGACGCGATTGATTATTTGAATAAGCTGAAAGCGAAAAGCACCTGA